A genomic window from Leptospira ryugenii includes:
- a CDS encoding acyltransferase family protein produces the protein MGRLFYLDNLRSFALILGIFFHAAIVYAPHIHYAIQNPDRLEFFAYFCFWVHSFRMPLFFIISGFFSALVWEKKGSLSYLKGRIQRIMIPALFGLLFFAPVQYYLMLKIKQENLGFVSFLHYFFTFEDFAQSHIWFLVDLVLFSMMFFFFPKQWLKRGMDFFPSSLSLQIFYFCLFSFSMVLIGHSFFPSGDEVLGIGKLTLVYQSSFFWIGIASYHTKNTIFQIRNVSNISLLVLFFVCMFSFVLFYEIEIIDELWMPFYYGRHWIRALHLFLWCLSPLVWTLFFVFLFQKWFHFENRFTKYLIDSSLPIYLIHHPLSLFYAYCIRTEVMGVTEKFFLHVGFVLSLSFLAYDVWIQNSKLLSWCFGVRKNS, from the coding sequence ATGGGAAGATTATTTTATTTAGACAATTTGCGTTCCTTCGCATTGATCTTGGGTATTTTTTTCCATGCAGCGATTGTGTATGCTCCTCACATTCATTATGCGATCCAAAATCCAGATAGATTAGAATTCTTCGCCTATTTTTGTTTTTGGGTCCATAGCTTTCGTATGCCTTTATTTTTCATCATTTCTGGCTTTTTTTCGGCACTTGTTTGGGAAAAAAAAGGTTCCTTGTCCTATTTGAAAGGTCGCATACAGAGGATCATGATTCCGGCTCTGTTTGGACTTCTTTTCTTTGCTCCAGTCCAGTATTATTTGATGCTAAAGATCAAACAGGAAAATCTTGGTTTCGTTTCTTTTTTACATTACTTCTTTACCTTTGAAGACTTTGCCCAATCCCACATATGGTTTTTGGTTGATCTGGTTCTATTCAGTATGATGTTCTTTTTTTTTCCAAAACAATGGCTTAAACGAGGTATGGACTTTTTTCCAAGTTCTTTGTCCCTTCAAATTTTTTATTTTTGTTTGTTTAGTTTCAGTATGGTTTTGATCGGGCATTCTTTTTTCCCTTCTGGCGATGAGGTTTTAGGTATCGGAAAACTTACCCTTGTTTACCAAAGTAGTTTTTTTTGGATTGGTATCGCTTCTTACCACACCAAGAATACTATATTCCAAATACGGAATGTATCAAACATTAGCCTTTTGGTTTTATTCTTTGTCTGCATGTTCAGCTTTGTTTTGTTTTATGAAATTGAAATCATCGATGAGCTCTGGATGCCATTTTATTATGGGCGTCATTGGATCCGTGCCCTCCACCTTTTCCTATGGTGCTTGTCTCCCTTGGTCTGGACTTTATTTTTTGTATTTCTTTTCCAAAAATGGTTCCATTTTGAAAACAGGTTCACGAAATATTTAATCGACTCAAGCCTACCAATCTATCTCATCCACCACCCCCTATCCTTATTTTATGCCTATTGCATTCGTACAGAGGTCATGGGAGTCACAGAAAAGTTTTTCTTACATGTAGGATTTGTTTTAAGTCTCAGCTTTCTTGCCTACGATGTATGGATCCAAAATTCAAAACTTTTATCTTGGTGTTTTGGAGTTCGCAAAAACTCCTAA
- a CDS encoding flavin monoamine oxidase family protein: MHRKEFLSKLAITGSLFALQRKNELFAQAEPTSEPTSSLKQNTAKTAIVLGGGLSGLYSAYLLKQSGYQVTLIERGDRLGGRIFTFQDKNLGIVQDLGGEWIGEGQADIKTLVKQLGLTLKDSPLSENFHLRNSENPLLNLSKSSLETIEKVIDLHKSLGESQRQGLDKINFASYIRYQGVSEDEARSLSEIYRLLTGADLNAISSEDMLHDLESPESSLRPKFFVSGGSEQIIQRLLLAMGKEVEILSSETAVKVSQTKNAVTVDLLSGRSVRANIMICTIPAQNVLDIKWLPNLPKDMTYSALRMQMGRISKNIVLLKRKETTKPFLQLSETPMQAMYVSSEEAIGENVLALTSITQGDRSTLWERSSESQKKGLARLSLAETKMADSGELSDQSFVFHSFQKNTGLRGFVSLFPPGSFGIKEVWKEPFERVFFAGEHLGRHSGSMDGALSSAIQAVSRI, encoded by the coding sequence ATGCACCGTAAAGAATTCTTATCAAAATTGGCTATCACTGGTTCCTTGTTTGCTCTGCAGAGAAAAAATGAGCTCTTCGCCCAAGCTGAACCAACATCTGAACCGACTTCTTCCCTTAAGCAAAACACTGCCAAAACTGCTATCGTTCTAGGCGGAGGTCTTTCTGGTCTCTATAGCGCCTATTTGTTAAAACAATCTGGATACCAAGTTACCCTGATCGAAAGAGGAGATCGATTGGGTGGCCGGATCTTCACCTTCCAAGACAAAAATTTAGGTATAGTACAGGACTTAGGTGGAGAGTGGATTGGTGAGGGACAAGCCGATATCAAAACCTTAGTTAAACAATTGGGACTTACTCTTAAAGACTCTCCTCTTTCCGAAAACTTCCATTTAAGAAATTCAGAAAATCCATTACTCAATTTAAGCAAATCTTCACTTGAGACAATAGAAAAAGTCATCGACTTGCATAAGTCACTTGGAGAGTCCCAAAGACAAGGCTTGGACAAAATTAATTTTGCATCTTATATCCGCTACCAAGGAGTTTCAGAAGATGAAGCCAGATCTCTTTCCGAAATCTATCGCCTACTTACAGGAGCAGACCTAAACGCTATCTCCAGTGAAGACATGTTACATGATCTGGAAAGTCCCGAGTCTTCTTTACGCCCAAAATTTTTTGTTTCAGGAGGTTCTGAACAGATTATCCAAAGACTTCTTCTGGCAATGGGAAAAGAAGTGGAAATTCTAAGCTCTGAGACGGCAGTGAAAGTAAGCCAAACAAAGAATGCTGTGACGGTTGATCTCCTTTCTGGTCGATCTGTAAGAGCAAATATAATGATTTGTACTATCCCCGCACAAAATGTACTCGATATTAAGTGGCTACCTAATCTACCAAAAGACATGACCTATTCTGCCCTAAGGATGCAAATGGGACGCATTTCAAAAAACATTGTCCTCCTAAAACGAAAGGAAACCACAAAACCTTTTTTGCAATTATCGGAGACACCAATGCAGGCAATGTATGTTTCCAGTGAAGAGGCCATTGGAGAAAATGTCCTTGCACTCACATCAATTACACAAGGTGATCGCTCTACACTTTGGGAAAGATCTTCCGAGAGCCAGAAGAAAGGATTAGCGCGACTATCCTTGGCCGAGACAAAAATGGCAGATAGCGGCGAGCTGAGTGATCAGAGTTTCGTTTTTCATAGTTTCCAAAAAAATACGGGGCTTAGAGGATTTGTTTCTCTATTCCCTCCGGGTAGCTTTGGAATCAAAGAGGTATGGAAAGAACCTTTTGAGCGAGTTTTTTTCGCAGGCGAGCATTTGGGTCGGCACTCTGGTTCCATGGATGGAGCCTTGTCCTCCGCCATACAAGCAGTTAGCCGAATCTAA